CAGGTCGTTCGAGCCGATCGAGTAACCGTCGAAGTGCTCGAGGAACTGCTCGGCGAGGATCGCGTTGGACGGGATCTCGCACATCATGATCAGCTTGAGGTCGTTCACGCCGCGCTTGAGGCCGTGCTCGGCGAGCAGGTCGACCACGCCCTTGGCCTCTTCGACGTTGCGCACGAAGGGGATCATGATCTGCACGTTGGTCAGGCCGAGCTCGTTGCGCACCTTCTTCATCGCCGCCACTTCCATCTCGAAGCAGTCGCGGAAGCTGTGGGCGATGTAGCGCGAGGCGCCACGGAAGCCGAGCATCGGGTTTTCTTCTTCCGGCTCGTAGATCTCGCCGCCGAGCAGCTTGCGGTACTCGTTCGACTTGAAGTCGGACATGCGCACGATCACCGGCTTCGGATAGAAGGCCGCGGCGATGGTGGCGACGCCCTCGACCAGCTTCTCGATGAAGAACTGCTTGGGCGTGGCGTAGCCGCGCGAGCGACGGTTGATCTCGTCGCGCAGGCTGGCCGGCACCTGACCGATGTCGAGGATCGCCTTGGGGTGGATGCCGATCATGTTGTTGATGACGAACTCCAGGCGCGCCAGGCCGACGCCGCCGTTGGGGATCTGCGCGAACTCGAAGGCGAGTTCCGGATTGCCCACGTTCATCATGATCTTCACCGGGATCTCGGGCAGGTTGCCCATGTCGGTGGTGATGACCTCGAAGTCCAGCTTGCCGCGATACACGTAACCGGTGTCGCCTTCGGCGCAGGACACGGTGACCGATTCGCCTTCCTGCAGCACCTCGGTGGCGTTGCCGCAACCGACGATGGCGGGGATGCCCAGCTCGCGGGCGATGATCGCCGCGTGGCAGGTGCGGCCGCCGCGGTTGGTGACGATGGCGCTGGCGCGCTTCATCACCGGCTCCCAGTTGGGGTCGGTCATGTCGGTGACGAGGATGTCGCCGGCCTGCACGCGGTTCATCTCGGAGGCGTCGCCGACGATGCGCACCGTGCCGGCGCCGATCTTCTGGCCGATCGCGCGGCCGTGGGTCAGGGCCTTGCCGTACTGCTTGAGGCGGTACTTCTCCATCACCAGACCGGAGTCCTGGCTCTTAACGGTCTCGGGACGCGCCTGCAGGATGTAGAGCTTGCCGTCGACGCCGTCCTTGCCCCATTCGATGTCCATCGGGCGGCCGTAGTGCTTCTCGATGATCACCGCGTAGCGGGCG
This genomic stretch from Thauera sp. GDN1 harbors:
- the ppsA gene encoding phosphoenolpyruvate synthase, with protein sequence MTRYVIPFNELRMTDVEKVGGKNASLGEMISQLPSSVRVPGGFATTAEAYREFLAHDGLADRINAALDALDVDDVDALARTGAQIRQWIIDIPFPAKLEAEIKTAYEAITAEGEGSFAVRSSATAEDLPDASFAGQQETFLNIHGYENILHAMKEVFASLYNDRAIAYRVHKNFAHADVALSAGVQRMVRSDSGASGVMFSIDTESGFDQVVFITASYGLGETVVQGAVNPDEFYVHKPTLALGKPAVIRRNLGSKLIKMVFTDKAVAGKSVRTVDVPEADRNRFSLTDEDVLELARYAVIIEKHYGRPMDIEWGKDGVDGKLYILQARPETVKSQDSGLVMEKYRLKQYGKALTHGRAIGQKIGAGTVRIVGDASEMNRVQAGDILVTDMTDPNWEPVMKRASAIVTNRGGRTCHAAIIARELGIPAIVGCGNATEVLQEGESVTVSCAEGDTGYVYRGKLDFEVITTDMGNLPEIPVKIMMNVGNPELAFEFAQIPNGGVGLARLEFVINNMIGIHPKAILDIGQVPASLRDEINRRSRGYATPKQFFIEKLVEGVATIAAAFYPKPVIVRMSDFKSNEYRKLLGGEIYEPEEENPMLGFRGASRYIAHSFRDCFEMEVAAMKKVRNELGLTNVQIMIPFVRNVEEAKGVVDLLAEHGLKRGVNDLKLIMMCEIPSNAILAEQFLEHFDGYSIGSNDLTQLTLGLDRDSGLVAHAFDERDPAVKQLLSMSIRAANKLGKYVGICGQGPSDHPDLAEWLMDEGIQTISLNPDTVVDTWLKLAAHRAQ